One Brassica oleracea var. oleracea cultivar TO1000 chromosome C7, BOL, whole genome shotgun sequence genomic window carries:
- the LOC106306321 gene encoding uncharacterized protein LOC106306321 — translation MASRLIQVQSKACEASKFVAKHGTSYYRQLLEKNKHYIQEPATVDKCQELSKQLLYTRLASIPGRCETLRKEVDYAKNLWKNRTDLKVEDAGVAALFGLECFAWYCAGEIIGRGFTFTGYYP, via the exons ATGGCATCAAGGTTGATTCAAGTTCAGTCAAAGGCATGTGAGGCTTCCAAGTTTGTGGCCAAGCACGGAACTTCTTACTACAGGCAGTTGCTTGAGAAGAACAAGCATTACATCCAGGAACCTGCTACGGTTGACAAGTGCCAAGAGTTGTCTAAGCAACTTCTCTACACCCGTCTTGCTAG CATTCCTGGACGCTGTGAAACCTTGAGGAAAGAAGTAGACTACGCAAAGAACTTGTGGAAGAACAGAACCGATCTGAAGGTAGAAGATGCTGGAGTCGCTGCATTGTTTGGTCTCGAATGCTTTGCGTGGTATTGCGCTGGTGAGATCATCGGCAGAGGATTCACCTTCACTGGATATTACCCTTGA